One Streptomyces sp. P9-A2 DNA window includes the following coding sequences:
- a CDS encoding PRC-barrel domain-containing protein: MLFSRVRGLPVLTPDEGIRLGVVRALTVDAASRTVTHVRVRRGRLRGDAVLAWDALDTVGPDMLIAAPSSAPAVAPPHHDLLGRRVLTEDGEERGTVLDAAFDPLTARIEAILTTIGELPAARLLGLGDHALVVRGRRAARDQGRSG; the protein is encoded by the coding sequence ATGCTGTTCTCCCGGGTGCGAGGGCTTCCGGTACTGACCCCGGACGAGGGGATCCGTCTGGGTGTCGTACGGGCGCTGACTGTCGACGCGGCCTCCCGCACCGTCACGCACGTACGGGTACGGCGCGGACGGCTGCGCGGGGACGCCGTCCTGGCCTGGGACGCCCTGGACACCGTCGGCCCGGACATGCTGATCGCGGCTCCGTCCTCCGCTCCGGCCGTGGCTCCGCCGCATCACGATCTGCTCGGCCGCAGAGTGCTCACCGAGGACGGTGAGGAGCGCGGCACCGTGCTCGACGCGGCGTTCGATCCGCTCACCGCCCGTATCGAGGCGATCCTGACGACGATCGGCGAGCTGCCGGCCGCGCGGCTGCTGGGGCTGGGCGACCACGCTCTGGTGGTGCGGGGGCGCAGGGCAGCGCGTGACCAGGGCCGGTCCGGCTGA
- a CDS encoding PRC-barrel domain-containing protein, which translates to MSELLAVRSLSTLPVVTLGGDAVAHVKDTVLDVEAGCITGFTLTSRTLLAGSPARDLPWPAAHSLGRHAVMVRDKEALCDLPLSVSRRDALRGRLLRAQVLTDEGDRLGTVLDVLVEGGTSGRIVAFRLAAHRGLVPGSRHRQHRRHRVYVPYGEAVSVSGRSLVVPAHITAYVTDDLPDFVARAGAFHARRTGVLP; encoded by the coding sequence ATGAGCGAGCTGTTGGCGGTGCGGAGCCTGTCGACGCTGCCCGTGGTGACGCTGGGCGGCGATGCCGTCGCCCACGTCAAGGACACCGTCCTCGACGTCGAGGCCGGGTGCATCACAGGCTTCACCCTCACCAGCCGGACCCTGCTGGCTGGCTCGCCGGCCCGGGACCTGCCCTGGCCGGCGGCGCACTCCCTCGGCCGTCACGCGGTCATGGTCCGCGACAAGGAGGCGCTGTGCGACCTGCCCCTGTCGGTGTCCCGCCGCGATGCCCTGCGCGGGCGGCTGCTCAGGGCGCAGGTCCTCACCGACGAGGGCGACCGGCTCGGCACGGTGCTCGACGTCCTGGTCGAGGGCGGCACCAGCGGCCGGATCGTCGCCTTCCGGCTCGCCGCGCACCGAGGGCTGGTGCCGGGTTCGAGGCACCGGCAGCACCGGCGGCACCGGGTGTACGTACCGTACGGTGAGGCGGTGTCCGTCTCCGGCCGGTCTCTGGTCGTCCCCGCGCACATCACCGCCTATGTCACCGACGACCTGCCGGACTTCGTGGCACGGGCCGGCGCGTTCCACGCCCGGCGGACGGGCGTCCTGCCGTGA